A stretch of DNA from Nitrospiria bacterium:
AGTAAGAACTCTCCGGGGAAGGGGGTTGGGAGGAAGCCGCATCCAGTGGAGGGGCGACCCGGGTTGCTTCGACCGGGGTTCCGTTCGTGACCTCATCCTGTCCGGAGAGGATGATCGTCTCTTGACCGGTCAAGCCTCCGGCCACCTCCAGAAAATCGCCGCCGTCGTATCCCAGCGTGACGGGAATCCGTTTGACCACGCCATCCACGACCGTGAAGACCGAGGCGCCGCTTTCCTGAACGAGGACCGCCTCGGCCGGCAGAATGATGCTCTTCGGGTGCCGGTCAACAATCAGGTCGAGCCGACCGTACATCCCCGGCTTGAGCTTGAGATCGGGGTTGGGGATGTCGATCTCGACCAGAAGAGTCCGGGAGAGCGGATCCACCGCATGGGCAAATCGCGTCACCTCTCCATGGAAAACGAGGCTCGGGAAAGCGTCAACGGTGAACTCGGCCTTGAGGTGGGAACGGATGTAATGGGTGTCCTGCTCGGCCACGTTAACCTGAATCCGAACCGTGTCGATCTTCATCAAGGTGAGGATCGGGGGCGCGCTCGCCGGCGCGACCATGGCGCCGGGATCCAAGTAGCGCATCGTAACATAACCCGAGAAAGGGGCGGTTAATTGGGTGTATTGGAGATGGACTTTTCTCCCCTGAAGATCGGATTTGGACTTTTCAAGATTCGTCTGAGCCACTTCAAAAGCCAACTCGGCGTTGTCCACGTCCTGCTGAGAAACGAAATCCTGCCGGCGCATTTCCAGGTAGCGCTGGAGGGTCAGATCCGCGTTTTTTTGGGCGGCCTCGGCCTGACGGACCGCTTCTTCCGCCTGCTTCACCTTCTCGTTCTCCTCCGAGGGGTCGATGGTGGCCAGAAGCTGACCTTTCCGCACGTAATCCCCTTTGTCGACATTGATCTCGGTCAGGTACCCGCTGACCTCTGTCGGAAGGATGTTGGCCTGGTAGATCGCTTGAATGTTGACCGGATATTTAAGCTTGATGTCCAGGTCCCGGACGATCGGCTTGATCACCTGAACAGAAACCTTCCGTTCAACGGTCTTGTTGACGGAATCCGCGGGATTGGTTTCGGACGAGGCAAAACGCTCCCATGTCGAAGTCACCGCCACCGTGATCACCGCGATCCCAATCGCAATTAACCGTCCACGAAA
This window harbors:
- a CDS encoding efflux RND transporter periplasmic adaptor subunit, with translation MLTKRAFRGRLIAIGIAVITVAVTSTWERFASSETNPADSVNKTVERKVSVQVIKPIVRDLDIKLKYPVNIQAIYQANILPTEVSGYLTEINVDKGDYVRKGQLLATIDPSEENEKVKQAEEAVRQAEAAQKNADLTLQRYLEMRRQDFVSQQDVDNAELAFEVAQTNLEKSKSDLQGRKVHLQYTQLTAPFSGYVTMRYLDPGAMVAPASAPPILTLMKIDTVRIQVNVAEQDTHYIRSHLKAEFTVDAFPSLVFHGEVTRFAHAVDPLSRTLLVEIDIPNPDLKLKPGMYGRLDLIVDRHPKSIILPAEAVLVQESGASVFTVVDGVVKRIPVTLGYDGGDFLEVAGGLTGQETIILSGQDEVTNGTPVEATRVAPPLDAASSQPPSPESSYSTALLP